One genomic window of Falco cherrug isolate bFalChe1 chromosome 20, bFalChe1.pri, whole genome shotgun sequence includes the following:
- the KCNH4 gene encoding potassium voltage-gated channel subfamily H member 4 — translation MPVMKGLLAPQNTFLDTIATRFDGTHSNFILANAQVRRGFPIVYCSDGFCDLTGFARTEVMQKNCSCRFLYGAETSEPVLQRIEKVLDGRQEYQTEVCFYKKGGTAFWCLLDIMPIKNEKGEVVLFLFSFKDITESRGRSHPSDKKEEKQKSKRPGSSHLRAARRQGQTVLHRLSSQFARRDRGEMKINRNVFENKTSIPEYKVASVQKSRFILLHYSIFKALWDWLILLATFYVAITVPYNVCFTSMEDSLSAARSTIVSDIAVEMLFILDIILNFRTTYVSQSGQVVYDPRSICIHYVATWFFVDLIAALPFDLLYIFNVTVTSLVHLLKTVRLLRLLRLLQKLDRYSQYSAMVLTLLMSMFALLAHWMACIWYVIGRKEMESNDPQTWDIGWLHELGKRLEAPYINNSVGGPSIRSAYIASLYFTLSSLTSVGFGNVCANTDAEKIFSICTMLIGALMHAVVFGNVTAIIQRMYSRRSLYHTRMKDLKDFIRVHRLPQQLKQRMLEYFQTTWSVNNGIDANELLHDFPDELRADVAMHLNKDILQLPIFETASRGCLRSLSLHIKTSFCAPGEYLLRQGDALQANYFVCSGSLEVLKDNVVLAILGKGDLIGADLCSTDRVIKTNADVKALTYCDLQYIGLRGLCEVLQLYPEYASKFTVDIHQDLTFNLREGSEMEGLCRYSRSPRLSQAQQPHPESGAAPEKPLPSILEDEEEPDEVFQQSPATITSRKLLLPQLNSPARHGSLSSLLGDELCQISALRRNCRSPARCSRGRSPSPRCRRDTRLPERDGGAGRRPAKLLIPSLHTYGSPDLSPRVVDGIEDNGGLSEPQAFCFNVDPPLQSAARDSPTSGTDAGGPALAMEAEEIKQNISRLNQEINHLNQEVSHLSRELQCMMELLQGRLGTLQPPTCPYRLPPTASPPPRPSPPSAPVPPSPPPVPPSSRSSPSTSPRVKRCPVRSRSAHAAAGSPMHPWVGTEGPCPPRGDPPQPRPPQGLGLAAPLAAAPLCPLLPRLLGRGSAPRPPAAPLQLRQLPLTPRAPGWRSGPSPPGTLTLGAPHPWDPGPPPCCARDTPAHQVPPRQPQPPGGQPPGAGQQRGGPLHPPPRSRRTPTPGAALAPARHQQGF, via the exons ATGCCGGTGATGAAGGGGCTGCTGGCGCCGCAGAACACCTTCCTGGACACCATCGCCACCCGCTTCGATGGCACAC ACAGCAACTTCATCCTGGCCAACGCGCAGGTCCGCCGCGGCTTCCCCATCGTCTACTGTTCCGACGGTTTCTGCGACCTCACTGGCTTCGCCCGCACCGAGGTCATGCAGAAGAACTGCAGCTGCCGCTTCCTCTACGGGGCCGAGACCAGCGAGCCCGTCCTGCAGCGCATCGAGAAGGTGCTGGACGGCAGGCAGGAGTACCAGACCGAGGTCTGCTTCTACAAGAAGGGTG GAACTGCCTTCTGGTGCCTGCTGGACATCATGCCCATCAAGAACGAGAAGGGGGAGGTGgtgctcttcctcttctccttcaaAGACATCACAGAGAGCCGGGGCAGGAGCCACCCGAGTGATAAGAAGGAGG agaagcagaagagcaaGAGGCCCGGGAGCTCACATCTACGGGCAGCACGGAGGCAGGGCCAGACGGTGCTGCACCGGCTCAGCAGCCAGTTTGCCCGGAGGGACCGTGGCGAGATGAAAATCAACCGT AATGTGTTTGAGAACAAGACATCCATCCCTGAGTACAAAGTGGCCTCAGTGCAAAAGTCCCGCTTCATCCTGCTCCACTACAGCATCTTCAAGGCCCTCTGGGACTGGCTGATCCTCCTGGCCACCTTCTATGTGGCCATCACTGTCCCCTACAACGTCTGCTTCACGAGCATGGAGGACAGCCTGTCAGCTGCCCGCAGCACCATCGTCAGCGACATCGCTGTGGAGATGCTCTTCATCCTGG ACATCATCCTGAATTTCCGGACGACATATGTGAGCCAGTCGGGCCAGGTGGTGTACGACCCCCGCTCCATCTGCATCCATTACGTGGCCACCTGGTTCTTCGTGGATCTGATTGCTGCTCTGCCCTTCGATCTGCTCTACATCTTCAACGTGACCGTG ACCTCTCTGGTTCACCTGCTGAAGACAGTGCggctgctgcggctgctgcggctgctgcagaagctggaCCGCTACTCGCAGTACAGCGCCATGGTGCTCACCCTGCTCATGTCCATGTTCGCGCTGCTGGCCCACTGGATGGCATGCATCTGGTACGTCATCGGCCGCAAGGAGATGGAGAGCAACGACCCCCAGACCTGGGACATCG GCTGGCTGCACGAGCTGGGCAAGAGGCTGGAGGCTCCCTACATCAACAACTCAGTGGGGGGCCCCTCCATCCGCAGCGCCTACATCGCCTCCCTCTACTTCACCCTCAGCAGCCTGACCAGCGTGGGCTTCGGCAACGTCTGCGCCAACACCGACGCTGAGAAGATCTTCTCCATCTGCACCATGCTCATTGGGG CGCTGATGCACGCCGTCGTCTTCGGCAACGTCACCGCCATCATCCAGCGCATGTACTCCCGCCGCTCACTCTACCACACCCGCATGAAGGACCTCAAGGACTTCATCCGCGTCCAccgcctgccccagcagctcaaGCAGAGGATGCTAGAGTACTTCCAGACCACCTGGTCGGTGAACAATGGCATCGATGCTAACGAG ctgctgcatgaCTTCCCTGACGAGCTGCGCGCGGACGTGGCCATGCACCTCAACAAGGACATCCTGCAGCTGCCCATCTTCGAGACGGCCAGCCGGGGCTGCCTCCGCTCCCTCTCGCTCCATATCAAGACGTCGTTCTGCGCCCCGGGGGAGTACCTGCTGCGCCAGGGCGATGCGCTGCAGGCCAACTACTTTGTCTGCTCCGGCTCCCTCGAGGTGCTGAAGGACAACGTGGTCCTGGCCATCCTGG GCAAAGGGGATTTGATCGGAGCCGACCTGTGCAGCACGGACCGGGTGATCAAGACCAACGCGGACGTGAAGGCGCTGACCTACTGCGACCTGCAGTACATCGGGCTGCGGGGGCTCTGCGAGGTGCTGCAGCTCTACCCCGAGTACGCCAGCAAGTTCACGGTGGACATCCACCAGGACCTGACCTTCAACCTGCGGGAGGGCAGCGAGATGGAG GGGCTCTGCCGCTACTCCCGGTCCCCACGGCTGTCGCAGGCACAGCAG CCTCATCCGGAGAGCGGTGCTGCCCCGGAGAagccccttccctccatccTGGAAGACGAGGAGGAGCCTGACGAGGTCTTCCAGCAGTCACCGGCCACCATCACCAGCcgcaagctgctgctgccccagctgaaCAGCCCGGCTCGGCACggctccctgagcagcctcctGGGTGATGAGCTGTGCCAGATCTCAGCCCTGCGACGCAACTGCCGCTCCCCGGCCCGCTGCAGCCGGGGCCGCAGCCCCTCTCCGCGGTGCCGGAGGGACACCCGGCTCCCGGAGCGGGAtggtggtgctggcaggaggcCGGCCAAGCTCCTCATCCCCTCCCTGCACACCTACGGTTCCCCGGACCTCAGCCCCAG AGTTGTGGATGGGATTGAAGACAACGGGGGGCTATCAGAGCCACAAGCCTTCTGCTTCAACGTGGACCCCCCGCTGCAGAGCGCGGCGAGGGACTCCCCCACGTCAG GGACTGATGCTGGTGGCCCAGCCCTGGCGATGGAAGCAGAGGAGATAAAGCAGAACATCAGCAGGCTCAACCAGGAG ATCAACCACCTCAACCAGGAGGTTTCCCACCTCAGCCGGGAGCTGCAGTGCATGATGGAGCTGCTCCAGGGTCGTCTGGGGactctgcagccccccacctGCCCCTACCGCCTGCCCCCCAccgcctccccgcccccccggccctccccaccctctgccccggtgcccccctcgcccccacccgtgccccccagctcccgcaGCTCCCCCTCTACCAGCCCGCGGGTCAAACGCTGCCCCGTCCGCAGCCGCTCGGCCCACGCCGCCGCCGGCTCCCCCATGCACCCCTGGGTGGGCACTGAGGGGCCATGCCCACCGCGgggggaccccccccagccccgacCCCCGCAAGGCCTTGGCCTCGCAGCCCCTCTCGCTGCCGCCCCGCTCTGCCCGCTCCTTCCCCGGCTGCTCGGCCGGGGGTCGGCCCCGCGCCCACCCGCAGCCCCGCTCCAGCTCCGCCAGCTCCCACTGACCCCACGGGCACCGGGGTGGCGGTCAGGCCCCTCGCCCCCGGGGACCCTCACCCTGGGGGCCCCTCACCCTTGGgaccccggcccgccgccctGCTGTGCCCGTGACACGCCAGCTCACCAGGTCCCaccccggcagccccagccccccggggggCAGCCACCGGGAgcggggcagcagcggggggGTCCCCTGCACCCACCACCCCGCTCCCGCAGGACCCCCACCCCGGGGGCAGCACTCGCCCCGGCCCGACACCAGCAGGGATTTTGA